From a region of the Zingiber officinale cultivar Zhangliang chromosome 4B, Zo_v1.1, whole genome shotgun sequence genome:
- the LOC121975860 gene encoding uncharacterized protein LOC121975860, translating to MASSSSDSGNDSFTYYRSTASRAYRKKMQWKSNLFQFRSFITSVGPSDSHIERLSKTPFSWVLDIPESPNIRGFAQNMFYNWDCEAKCFIFQDVQLSFTKSDISLILGLPDYGDVVPMHVDAAFSQLYLQHFQDSHCSKNDLEKKLIQIRRETNPASVILFCKFFILYFFVCVFFTTTSSIYKLPALSLIDCVDDLDNLGKFNWCEALYNYMEPQMEAIGMVLSLRSKPQCLEPTKKPMLKGFARLLAVWMSEHIPIERPHNPYVIPRICRWKWRV from the exons ATGGCATCAAGTTCTTCAGACTCAGGCAACGACTCATTTACTTATTACAGAAGCACTGCCTCGCGTGCATATAGAAAGAAAATGCAATGGAAAAGTAATCTTTTTCAGTTTAGGTCCTTTATCACATCTGTAGGACCTAGTGATAGTCACATAGAGAGGCTCAGCAAAACTCCCTTTTCATGGGTTTTAGACATCCCAGAGAGTCCCAACATTAGAGGATTTGCCCAGAATATGTTTTATAATTGGGATTGTGAAGCCAAATGCTTCATCTTTCAGGATGTTCAGCTGAGCTTCACAAAGAGTGATATTTCACTCATTTTGGGATTGCCAGATTATGGAGATGTAGTTCCTATGCATGTAGATGCAGCCTTCAGCCAACTTTACTTGCAACATTTTCAAGATAGTCATTGTTCAAAGAATGATCTTGAAAAAAAGCTAATACAAATTAGAAGGGAAACAAATCCTGCATCTGTTATTTTGTTTTGTAAATTTTTCATATTGTATTTTTTTGTTTGTGTTTTTTTCACTACAACTAGTAGTATATATAAATTACCAGCATTATCGCTCATAGACTGTGTAGATGACCTTGATAATTTAGGCAAATTCAATTGGTGTGAGGCCCTCTACAACTACATGGAACCTCAAATGGAGGCCATTGGTATGGTTCTCTCATTGAGATCTAAGCCACAGTGCCTTGAGCCCACTAAAAAGCCAATGCTCAAGGGATTTGCACGTCTCTTAGCT GTATGGATGTCTGAGCATATCCCAATTGAAAGACCTCACAATCCTTATGTCATTCCAAGAATTTGCAGATGGAAGTGGAGAGTCTAA
- the LOC121975857 gene encoding uncharacterized protein LOC121975857 — MSWAQGGEATLTTKDKKVQLLQGCSRDELLKVMDYNSLERLHLMTPWAIPHQELYDYMKQQALGLEYVTFLKQGSFHVDVPRPSGTSQDDKVQTKLSEAAYRHTSRHWQEISIEQKNRWQHRNAAHL; from the exons ATGTCATGGGCACAag GTGGTGAAGCCACTCTTACAACAAAGGACAAGAAGGTACAACTCCTGCAAGGTTGTAGCAGAGATGAATTGTTGAAG GTAATGGACTACAATTCTCTAGAGAGGCTGCATCTGATGACCCCTTGGGCCATTCCTCACCAAGAGCTCTATGATTACATGAAGCAACAAGCTCTAGGCCTGGAATATGTGACATTCCTGAAGCAAGGATCCTTCCATGTAGACGTGCCACGACCGAGCGGAACTAGTCAAGATGATAAAGTCCAAACGAAACTGTCTGAGGCTGCTTACAG GCACACTTCAAGACATTGGCAAGAAATATCCATTGAACAAAAAAACAGATGGCAACATAGAAACGCAGCACATCTCTAg
- the LOC121975856 gene encoding alpha/beta hydrolase domain-containing protein 17C-like, protein MGGVTSSVAAKFAFFPPSPPSYGVAVADEATGRVEMTGVPPRENVEVRLLRTRRRTEIVSMYVKNPAARLTVLYSHGNAADLGQMYELFCELSKHLCVNLMGYDYSGYGQSSGKPSEQNTYADIEAAYRCLEETYGAHAENIILYGQSVGSGPTLELATRLPNLRAVVLHSPILSGLRVMYPVKYSYWFDIYKNIDKIPSVQCPVLVIHGMADDVVDSSHGKRLWELCKEKYEPLWIKGGNHCNLELYPEYIRHLKKFISAVEKTPPAETALTDRALVQDPPSTSSDHIDLQRKSTDRREKPRASTDCREKGRNSTDRRDRPRISIDKKEKSRKSFEVTEKARLSVDQQEKPRKSFDRFGGMMKSVGLCNIDCFKVPASQLEECKGEC, encoded by the exons ATGGGCGGGGTCACGTCGTCGGTGGCGGCGAAGTTCGCATTCTTCCCGCCGAGCCCTCCCTCGTACGGTGTGGCGGTCGCGGATGAGGCGACGGGGCGGGTGGAGATGACGGGCGTGCCGCCACGGGAGAACGTGGAGGTCCGACTGCTGCGTACGAGGCGGAGGACGGAGATCGTCTCCATGTACGTGAAGAACCCCGCTGCGCGTCTCACCGTGCTCTACTCGCACGGGAACGCCGCCGACCTTGGGCAGATGTATGAGCTCTTCTGCGAGCTCAGCAAACACCTCTGCGTCAATCTTATGGG GTATGATTATTCTGGGTATGGACAATCTTCTGGAAAG CCAAGCGAGCAAAACACTTACGCTGATATAGAAGCTGCTTATAGGTGTCTTGAAGAAACATATGGAGCTCATGCAGAAAACATTATACTTTACGGCCAGTCGGTTGGTAGTGGGCCTACATTGGAACTGGCTACCCGTTTACCAAACTTAAGAGCAGTCGTGCTCCACAGCCCGATTTTGTCTGGTTTGCGCGTCATGTATCCTGTGAAGTATTCATACTGGTTCGATATATATAAG AACATTGATAAAATTCCTTCAGTTCAATGTCCAGTGCTGGTTATACAT GGAATGGCGGATGATGTCGTGGATTCGTCCCATGGAAAACGCCTTTGGGAGCTTTGCAAAGAAAAATATGAACCTTTATGGATTAAGGGAGGGAATCACTGTAATTTGGAATTGTACCCGGAGTACATAAGGCATCTTAAGAAGTTCATATCAGCTGTGGAGAAGACACCTCCAGCTGAAACTGCATTGACTGATCGAGCTCTCGTACAGGATCCTCCTAGTACGAGCTCTGATCATATTGATCTCCAAAGAAAAAGCACAGATAGGAGGGAAAAACCAAGGGCGAGTACTGATTGTAGAGAGAAGGGTAGAAACAGCACAGATAGGAGAGACAGACCGAGAATAAGCATCGATAAGAAAGAAAAATCAAGAAAGAGCTTTGAAGTCACCGAAAAAGCGAGACTTAGTGTGGATCAGCAGGAGAAACCGAGGAAGAGCTTTGATCG GTTCGGAGGAATGATGAAGTCAGTAGGCTTGTGTAATATCGATTGTTTCAAAGTTCCCGCTTCTCAACTGGAGGAGTGCAAAGGCGAGTGCTAG
- the LOC121975855 gene encoding serine/threonine-protein kinase D6PK-like, producing MSSRQPTESASQQHCKQEPGIPIILQETVQRYTPVDGDTVVFECLKKGHNVDEICTNVSKLPCANDLDPSFGSTKRLSGQGSTTELSQLNKDPNLKEIGEDMKEILEQHNTDNHRVSVKVSNSNSSLRKTSASTKLSDQVESGKNSMCKASTSSDASNESSCSSIGSNINKPHKANDSRWEAIQAMRAKDGVLGLNHFRLLKRLGSGDIGTVYLSELSGTKCCFAMKVMDKVSLAGRKKLLRAQTEREILQCLDHPFLPTLYTDFETEKYSCLVMEYCPGGDLHTLRQRQPGKCFSEPAVRFYVAEILLALEYLHMLGVIYRDLKPENVLVREDGHIMLSDFDLSLRCTVSPTLIKSSNTTYEPRRNNHGYCIQPGCVEPSCIQPSCAAPTTCFFPRLFPSKSKVRKQKLEIGNQISPLPELIAEPTDARSMSFVGTHEYLAPEIIKGEGHGSAVDWWTLGIFLYELLFGKTPFKGSGNRATLFNVIGQPLRFPEYPVVSFSARDLIRGLLVKEPQHRLAYKRGATEIKQHPFFEGVNWALIRCATPPDVPKPIKTEQHIGAMASTSQNANPTSEKGSDNYLEFNFF from the exons ATGTCAAGTAGACAGCCTACGGAATCAGCTTCTCAACAACATTGCAAACAAGAACCTGGAATTCCAATCATATTGCAGGAAACAGTTCAGAGATACACTCCAGTAGATGGAGATACTGTGGTCTTTGAGTGTCTAAAAAAGGGTCATAATGTTGATGAAATTTGTACAAACGTCTCCAAACTTCCATGTGCCAATGACTTGGATCCATCCTTTGGTTCTACAAAACGTTTAAGTGGACAAGGTTCAACCACAGAATTGTCACAGTTGAACAAGGATCCAAACTTGAAAGAAATTGGAGAAGATATGAAGGAAATATTAGAGCAGCACAACACGGATAATCACAGAGTTTCTGTGAAAGTCAGTAATAGCAACAGTAGTTTGAGAAAGACTAGTGCAAGCACCAAGCTTAGTGATCAGGTTGAGAGTGGGAAAAATAGTATGTGCAAAGCTAGTACAAGCAGTGATGCAAGTAATGAAAGCAGTTGTAGTAGCATAGGCAGTAACATTAACAAGCCTCACAAAGCAAACGATTCAAGGTGGGAAGCAATCCAGGCAATGCGTGCTAAAGATGGGGTTCTCGGTTTAAATCATTTCAGGTTGCTTAAGAGATTGGGTTCTGGAGATATAGGCACTGTATATTTGTCAGAACTGAGTGGGACCAAATGCTGTTTCGCTATGAAGGTTATGGACAAAGTATCTCTTGCTGGTCGTAAAAAGCTGCTTAGAGCACAGACAGAGAGGGAGATATTACAATGCCTTGATCACCCTTTTCTTCCTACATTGTATACTGACTTTGAGACTGAAAAATATTCTTGTTTGGTGATGGAGTACTGTCCAGGAGGAGATCTGCACACCCTGCGGCAGAGGCAACCAGGAAAATGTTTTTCAGAACCAGCAGTGAG GTTTTATGTTGCTGAAATCCTCCTTGCTCTGGAATATCTGCATATGCTTGGTGTCATCTATCGTGACCTGAAGCCAGAGAATGTCCTTGTCCGAGAAGATGGCCACATCATGCTCTCAGACTTTGATCTTTCTCTTCGTTGTACTGTTAGTCCCACCCTCATTAAATCATCAAATACTACTTATGAGCCTAGAAGAAACAATCATGGCTACTGCATCCAACCTGGTTGTGTTGAACCATCCTGCATCCAGCCTTCCTGTGCTGCCCCCACTACATGTTTCTTCCCTCGGTTATTTCCCTCCAAGTCCAAGGTGCGGAAACAGAAGCTTGAGATTGGAAATCAGATCAGTCCATTGCCTGAGCTCATTGCAGAACCTACTGATGCTAGATCCATGTCATTTGTTGGTACTCATGAGTACTTGGCCCCTGAGATCATCAAAGGTGAGGGCCATGGAAGTGCTGTTGACTGGTGGACCTTAGGTATCTTCCTGTATGAGCTTTTATTTGGAAAGACTCCTTTCAAGGGTTCAGGCAACCGTGCTACATTGTTTAATGTGATTGGTCAGCCCTTGAGGTTTCCTGAGTATCCAGTTGTGAGTTTCTCTGCTAGAGATCTCATAAGGGGATTACTAGTCAAAGAGCCACAGCATCGGCTTGCTTATAAGCGTGGGGCTACGGAGATAAAGCAGCACCCATTTTTTGAGGGTGTTAATTGGGCCTTGATTAGATGTGCAACCCCTCCTGATGTCCCGAAACCCATTAAGACTGAACAACACATTGGGGCAATGGCATCAACTAGTCAGAATGCTAACCCTACATCTGAAAAAGGTTCAGATAACTATCTGGAGTTCAATTTCTTCTAA